Proteins found in one Fibrobacter sp. UWT2 genomic segment:
- a CDS encoding ABC transporter: protein MNNFISIRGCRLHNLKNIDAQFPLGKISVVCGPSGCGKSTLVLDTLHGESKRRYLETLSPFAAELLGGRRIIPLDSAEGLPASLAVGPSHGETPAKAYALSISECDSTLRALFAAYAKPACPICGKPMESMSREDMIREIASLPQGSKLQFFARIDVEKRTSLDKLAAVFLAQGFTRAMADEVSYSLADLTENEKKIVPKEFFIVVDRVIVRENTRTRIAEAVDGVLKLTHGELILDINGNRKLFSTVPRCPEHGAQLSRPLAPEDLSPYSRTSVCEKCGGTGIIEDGDNSEECPDCKGLRLKQNFLNAAIECISSEDEPRKIRTTWQDILNTPFAELESRLHALFDNRLSAKQQPAFRTLIDRIQAIVDLDIGYLTAGRAGATLSGGEVQRLRLSSLSTGHLNNLLIVLDEPASGLHQSDVEALWKVLKKVQSRGNTLVLIDHNPALIKKADWIIEMGPGAGEKGGEILLQGTAKEILGNPVSPTGNWIREVGSRKPEVGRNLKRQSEKRSDATIDVENFAMFDMKPVTAHFPIQKFSVITGQSGSGKSTIFFRNLAPRATKGEFESLGIQALSILSTGDFHGNRRSTVASAINLNTILRDLFAKLPESKVRGYTASKFATHAPGGRCENCKGEGVILDPAGYEESECPVCLGRRFKDEILEVRFKSLSIADIYDLEVGDAYKLFINMKPFADKLKPLVDTGLDYLKLGQTTTHLSGGERARLRLSIALARAKAPNTLFLFDEPARGLHQKDIQHLLDLIRGLTEAGHTVIAIEHAQDFVNAADYAVELSR from the coding sequence TTGAATAACTTTATTTCCATTCGCGGCTGTAGGCTGCACAATTTAAAGAATATCGATGCCCAGTTCCCGCTGGGCAAGATTTCTGTTGTATGCGGACCTTCGGGCTGCGGAAAGTCGACGCTTGTGCTTGACACCCTGCACGGGGAATCCAAACGCCGCTATTTGGAAACACTTTCGCCGTTTGCGGCGGAACTGCTCGGCGGTCGTCGCATTATTCCGCTGGATAGCGCCGAAGGTTTACCCGCAAGCCTTGCCGTTGGCCCAAGTCACGGCGAAACGCCAGCAAAGGCTTACGCCTTGAGCATTTCGGAATGCGATTCGACATTGCGCGCCTTGTTTGCAGCGTACGCGAAGCCTGCCTGCCCCATTTGCGGAAAGCCCATGGAAAGCATGAGTCGTGAAGACATGATTCGCGAGATAGCAAGCCTGCCGCAAGGGAGCAAACTGCAGTTTTTTGCGCGGATTGATGTTGAGAAACGAACAAGTCTCGATAAGTTGGCGGCGGTGTTCCTGGCGCAAGGCTTTACGCGCGCCATGGCAGATGAAGTCAGCTATTCGCTTGCCGACTTGACTGAAAACGAAAAGAAGATTGTCCCGAAGGAATTCTTTATTGTCGTAGACCGCGTGATTGTTCGCGAGAACACGCGCACCCGCATTGCCGAAGCAGTCGATGGAGTCTTGAAGCTCACACACGGCGAATTGATTCTAGACATCAACGGGAACCGCAAACTTTTCAGCACGGTGCCACGCTGCCCGGAACATGGAGCGCAGCTTTCAAGACCGCTCGCACCAGAAGACTTGTCGCCGTATTCCCGCACGAGCGTTTGCGAAAAATGTGGCGGCACCGGAATCATCGAAGACGGCGACAACAGCGAAGAATGCCCTGATTGCAAAGGACTTAGACTCAAGCAGAATTTTTTGAACGCGGCGATTGAATGTATTTCAAGTGAAGATGAGCCGCGCAAAATCCGTACCACGTGGCAAGACATCTTGAACACGCCCTTCGCGGAACTCGAAAGCCGGCTGCACGCCCTGTTTGACAATCGACTGTCGGCAAAGCAGCAACCCGCATTCCGCACGTTAATTGACCGCATCCAGGCGATTGTCGACCTTGACATCGGTTACCTTACGGCAGGGCGTGCAGGCGCCACCCTGTCGGGTGGCGAAGTCCAAAGACTTCGGCTTTCGAGCCTCAGCACCGGGCACCTGAACAACCTCCTGATTGTCCTCGACGAACCCGCCAGCGGTTTGCACCAGAGCGACGTGGAAGCCCTCTGGAAAGTCCTCAAGAAGGTTCAATCCCGCGGAAACACGCTCGTCCTCATCGACCACAATCCCGCCCTCATCAAGAAAGCCGACTGGATCATTGAAATGGGTCCTGGCGCCGGCGAAAAAGGCGGAGAAATTCTGTTGCAAGGAACAGCAAAAGAAATTCTTGGCAATCCGGTATCGCCCACAGGGAATTGGATTAGAGAAGTAGGAAGTAGGAAGCCGGAAGTAGGAAGAAATTTAAAACGTCAAAGCGAGAAGCGTAGCGACGCGACTATCGATGTTGAGAACTTCGCGATGTTCGACATGAAGCCGGTCACCGCGCATTTCCCGATTCAAAAATTCAGCGTCATCACGGGCCAGAGCGGTAGCGGCAAGTCCACGATTTTCTTCAGGAACCTTGCCCCACGCGCCACCAAGGGTGAATTTGAAAGTCTCGGCATCCAAGCTCTATCGATTCTTTCTACAGGCGATTTCCACGGAAACCGTCGCAGCACCGTTGCCTCGGCCATCAACCTGAACACAATTCTCCGCGATTTGTTCGCAAAACTCCCCGAAAGCAAGGTCCGCGGCTACACCGCCAGCAAGTTCGCGACGCACGCCCCCGGGGGCCGCTGCGAAAACTGCAAGGGCGAAGGCGTTATCCTCGACCCCGCGGGCTACGAAGAATCCGAATGCCCCGTATGCCTCGGCAGACGCTTTAAGGATGAAATACTCGAAGTCCGCTTCAAGTCGCTTTCCATCGCCGACATCTATGACCTAGAAGTCGGTGACGCCTACAAGCTATTCATCAACATGAAGCCCTTCGCCGACAAGCTCAAGCCGCTTGTAGATACGGGCCTCGACTACCTGAAACTCGGACAGACTACGACGCACCTCTCCGGCGGTGAACGCGCCCGCTTGCGCCTTTCCATCGCCCTCGCTCGCGCGAAGGCTCCGAACACGCTTTTCCTTTTCGACGAACCCGCACGTGGTCTCCATCAAAAGGACATCCAGCATCTACTCGACCTTATCCGCGGCCTCACCGAAGCGGGCCACACCGTCATCGCCATCGAGCACGCGCAAGACTTCGTCAACGCCGCCGACTACGCAGTGGAACTTTCAAGATAA
- a CDS encoding YihY/virulence factor BrkB family protein: MFDYIAERSVTPVKVAIIAGKSFLYFHGLTRAAALTYTTFLAVVPLLILLTSITIAVGFGNFFSDYLPHLLSFLDLDWPVDPIITIVKNAEHVPIGKLGFIGAMGLFITFILAFGSLESNFNVVWENKVSRPLHKQIRIYTPLLLIFAGIIGLYAGFVNYLQNALSVIVVDGLHFDPSVLKRLINAFWYLTFHGAFLLIIFLTLYALPARPDPKNYTKKKLLVSSIGITVLAWIFIIIYVKILMLIQTMLVTRMSIFYGSLAFIPLILFLVFGIWTIVLCGNSVVWTICTWPESKDRIWNWEGSPAEGLNMTKDRL, translated from the coding sequence ATGTTCGACTATATTGCCGAACGTTCCGTTACCCCCGTCAAGGTTGCGATTATTGCAGGCAAGTCCTTCCTGTACTTTCACGGGCTTACCCGCGCCGCAGCCCTGACCTACACCACTTTCTTGGCTGTTGTTCCGCTTCTCATTCTCCTGACGTCCATTACCATTGCCGTCGGTTTCGGCAACTTTTTCTCGGACTACCTGCCGCACTTGCTCTCCTTCTTGGACCTTGACTGGCCTGTCGACCCGATTATCACGATCGTGAAAAATGCGGAGCACGTGCCTATCGGCAAACTCGGGTTCATTGGAGCCATGGGTCTATTCATCACGTTCATCCTCGCTTTCGGTAGCCTGGAATCGAACTTCAACGTGGTGTGGGAAAACAAGGTGTCTCGCCCGCTGCACAAGCAGATCCGCATCTACACCCCGCTTCTGCTTATCTTTGCAGGCATTATCGGTCTTTATGCCGGTTTTGTGAACTATCTGCAAAATGCGCTTTCGGTCATTGTGGTTGACGGATTGCATTTTGACCCGTCAGTACTCAAGAGACTCATCAACGCTTTCTGGTACCTCACATTCCACGGAGCGTTCCTCTTGATTATCTTCTTGACCCTGTATGCGCTCCCCGCAAGACCGGACCCCAAGAACTACACCAAGAAAAAGTTGCTTGTCTCTTCAATCGGCATTACCGTTCTTGCATGGATTTTCATCATCATTTACGTAAAAATCCTGATGCTCATCCAGACCATGCTCGTGACGCGTATGTCTATCTTCTATGGTTCGCTCGCCTTTATTCCCCTTATCCTTTTCCTGGTGTTCGGCATCTGGACCATCGTGCTCTGCGGAAATTCCGTGGTGTGGACGATTTGCACCTGGCCCGAATCCAAGGATCGCATCTGGAACTGGGAAGGAAGCCCCGCCGAAGGCCTGAATATGACCAAAGATCGACTGTAA
- a CDS encoding OmpA family protein, translating into MKRFRFGVLPVFSAVLCVNLFSFPALARDLLPNKTHAVLTVTFTNDQDVPQAHKKLTFVGQNDPNKRVTVTTDAEGEVTFHIPREETYTIYCESVTGPFDCGTSPYVSPTASTGGITVVFDDTRVELKGVNFKAGSAELEPESIEILDKAVAGILKNPLAHIEIQGHTSSEGGDAFNQTLSEQRAYTVFLYMTEKGVDRGRLSASGYGSSQPRASNATEEGRRKNRRIELRVLNEDEVQVEHK; encoded by the coding sequence GTGAAACGGTTTCGTTTTGGCGTTTTGCCCGTTTTTAGCGCAGTTTTGTGTGTAAATCTTTTTTCGTTTCCTGCGCTTGCCCGTGATTTATTGCCCAACAAGACTCATGCTGTACTTACAGTGACGTTCACGAACGACCAGGATGTGCCTCAGGCGCACAAGAAGTTGACATTTGTAGGACAGAACGACCCCAATAAGAGAGTGACCGTGACTACGGATGCAGAAGGTGAGGTCACTTTCCATATTCCCCGCGAAGAAACTTATACAATCTACTGCGAAAGTGTAACGGGACCCTTTGATTGCGGTACTTCTCCCTACGTGTCGCCGACGGCAAGTACGGGTGGCATTACGGTGGTGTTTGACGATACCCGTGTGGAATTGAAAGGCGTAAACTTCAAGGCCGGCAGCGCAGAACTGGAACCGGAGTCCATTGAAATCCTGGACAAGGCCGTGGCCGGAATCTTGAAGAATCCCTTGGCCCACATCGAAATTCAGGGCCATACCAGCTCCGAAGGGGGCGATGCCTTTAACCAGACGCTTTCGGAACAGCGCGCCTATACGGTATTCCTTTATATGACCGAAAAGGGCGTTGACCGCGGCCGTCTTTCGGCAAGCGGTTACGGTTCTAGCCAGCCTAGGGCTTCGAATGCGACCGAAGAAGGCCGCCGAAAGAACCGCCGCATCGAACTTCGTGTACTAAACGAAGACGAAGTGCAGGTGGAACACAAGTAG
- a CDS encoding S1 RNA-binding domain-containing protein: MELGKYNRARVEEIMPQGYYLELETGGRVLLPGKKEEFSLTEGEVLDVFVYMDSEDRPIATLDKPYATVGEFAVLEVKDVNRIGAFLDWGLNKDLFLPYKQQLGELRRGDRCVVYILEDEKSNRIVATEKIKSFLNPDTSELHLGQKVQLAAYEVTRDHIDFLVDYRYTGRLMVTPNTPRIYIGDTMAGYIQRFTEDGKITLNLTPVGYKGIMKSESPSAIMQKLEEAGGFLPYGDHSDPEDIRREFGMSKKTFKKILGTLFREGKIILSDEGFRKN, encoded by the coding sequence ATGGAATTAGGCAAATACAACCGCGCCCGGGTAGAAGAAATCATGCCCCAGGGTTACTACCTGGAACTTGAAACCGGCGGGCGCGTGCTTCTCCCCGGCAAAAAAGAAGAATTCAGCCTCACAGAAGGTGAAGTCCTGGACGTATTTGTCTACATGGATTCCGAAGACCGCCCCATTGCCACCCTCGACAAGCCCTACGCTACCGTCGGCGAATTTGCCGTACTCGAAGTCAAGGACGTGAACCGCATCGGCGCATTCCTGGATTGGGGCCTGAACAAGGACCTGTTCCTTCCCTACAAGCAGCAGCTCGGTGAACTCAGGCGCGGCGACCGCTGCGTCGTGTACATTCTCGAAGACGAAAAGAGCAACCGCATCGTGGCCACCGAAAAAATCAAGAGCTTCCTGAACCCCGACACTTCGGAACTCCACTTGGGCCAAAAGGTGCAGCTCGCCGCTTACGAAGTCACCCGCGACCACATTGATTTCCTAGTAGACTACCGCTACACGGGCCGCCTCATGGTTACTCCCAACACGCCGCGCATCTACATCGGCGACACCATGGCTGGCTACATACAACGTTTCACTGAAGACGGAAAGATAACCCTGAACCTCACGCCCGTGGGCTACAAGGGTATCATGAAGAGCGAAAGCCCCTCCGCCATCATGCAAAAGCTTGAAGAAGCCGGTGGTTTCTTACCTTACGGCGACCACAGCGATCCCGAAGACATCCGCCGCGAATTCGGCATGTCCAAGAAGACTTTCAAGAAAATCCTCGGAACGCTCTTCCGCGAAGGAAAGATTATTCTTTCCGACGAAGGCTTCCGCAAGAATTAA
- the radC gene encoding DNA repair protein RadC, translated as MNLNQMMLHDKSARNSLPREKIEKYGASALTNEELLALILGSGNQDCNVFELSRHLAEFLSDQTQVPTLDKIREIRGLGKVKSAQILACLELSGRYILSAKSNPIMAPEDLMSRLSFLKYEEQEHLVVVTLNSVNCVIRVHEITTGLVNKTPVHPREAFAKAIEDRAVSVVFAHNHPSGSLEPSLEDLAITRVLCASGRILQIPVLDHVIVGKGGFSSICREQPELFEKTFQPI; from the coding sequence ATGAATCTAAATCAAATGATGCTGCACGACAAATCGGCTCGGAATTCCTTGCCCCGCGAAAAAATCGAAAAATACGGGGCGTCGGCCCTTACGAACGAAGAATTGCTCGCCCTGATTCTTGGCAGCGGGAACCAGGATTGCAATGTCTTTGAGCTTTCTCGCCACCTGGCAGAATTCCTTTCGGACCAGACCCAGGTGCCCACTTTAGACAAAATTCGCGAAATTCGGGGACTTGGCAAGGTCAAGTCTGCCCAAATTCTGGCCTGCCTCGAACTTTCGGGACGGTATATTCTGAGCGCCAAGTCGAATCCGATCATGGCTCCGGAAGATTTGATGTCGCGGCTTTCGTTTTTGAAGTACGAGGAACAGGAACACTTGGTGGTGGTGACCCTGAATTCGGTCAATTGCGTCATCCGGGTGCATGAAATTACGACAGGGCTTGTCAATAAGACTCCTGTACACCCCCGTGAGGCCTTTGCCAAAGCGATTGAAGACCGTGCCGTTTCGGTGGTTTTTGCCCATAATCACCCCTCGGGATCGTTGGAACCCAGCCTGGAAGATTTGGCCATTACGCGGGTCCTTTGTGCTTCGGGCCGGATACTCCAGATTCCCGTCTTGGACCATGTCATTGTGGGGAAGGGGGGATTTTCGAGTATTTGCAGGGAGCAGCCGGAGTTATTCGAGAAAACTTTCCAGCCGATTTAG
- a CDS encoding OmpA family protein, with product MKKVAMGLALALAASAFAGHPQTINKEGFVGVNKTQAAQSLGHSKLVFTLLGDAAFGNDMFPNNDADPAYALTESYVDAGLFAQERNAKVGDFLGGSAYIGFAIGIWHYFDVGVTLPVYYDQFTAEDVNKKGPISNSKVGYVGNLKGDVKIRFPLPEDQVFDVAVFGGVTAGTSNATKQGLWIREPEYINKKNGVAYPFGNKVTTIKGGLAVTMDVSKLDGGDGFPFLLHLNGGYRYTMNDEYQSLPFMSAAAEIYFLEFMSLFAEFYWDIQLDDYEYCMGDLCTANGDGKLDMKQLTGALVFHLPVGVDIHLGASYHLGADKFLSGVEVMRDGDRSGAIATAWAMENGAMVSDGNGGYLTEFVEADAVHADRIRVNPKFTVYGGITWSGFLLAQDRDGDGITDDEDKCPDDIGHRLNQGCPLGNPDADEDGVCDAWVAEKGFESEFADVCEGVDQCPNEAGEGDDGCPLDNPDADGDGVCDAWVSQKKMLKKFANVCEGIDDCPAQAGSPAFNGCPTKQPDPDGDGLCSPWVTDEGAMNEFADICKGYDMCPGEAGSAANKGCAWDDPDADNDGLCDPWVTEKKMGFYFEKAAEDEAMAKEWFIDKSCKGIDKCPTELGPATNEGCPLGNPDTDKDGLCDPWVTEKNMLDQYDGICSGVDKCPTEAGEAFAQGCPMESPDPDGDSLCSPWVTKQKMLDQFAEMCHGYDRCELEAGPEWNKGCPIEDDPDPDKDGVCSEWVATKKLQKEFESVCTGIDRCPDEPGDDGHGCPKKAVEKLDGVTFKSGKATLESNAKKILQNVAKKLVEEDSYKDLKIVIQGHTDNVGKEKTNQKLSENRAKEVMKVLTKAGVKKDRIKAIGMGSSCPVDDNSTAEGREMNRRIEMHFVTPDNDGTQCESNLVQ from the coding sequence ATGAAAAAGGTAGCTATGGGCCTTGCCCTTGCTTTGGCAGCTTCTGCCTTTGCAGGACATCCCCAGACAATCAACAAGGAAGGCTTCGTGGGTGTGAACAAGACCCAGGCAGCTCAGTCCCTTGGTCATTCCAAGCTAGTGTTTACCCTTTTGGGCGATGCCGCTTTTGGCAATGACATGTTCCCTAATAATGATGCAGATCCTGCATATGCCTTGACGGAATCTTATGTTGATGCAGGTTTATTTGCACAAGAAAGAAACGCTAAGGTTGGCGATTTCTTGGGTGGATCGGCTTATATCGGTTTTGCCATTGGTATTTGGCATTATTTCGATGTCGGTGTTACGTTGCCGGTTTACTACGACCAGTTTACTGCAGAAGATGTCAATAAAAAGGGTCCCATTTCTAACTCGAAGGTTGGATATGTGGGTAACTTGAAGGGTGACGTTAAGATCCGTTTCCCGCTCCCCGAAGACCAGGTCTTCGATGTTGCCGTGTTCGGTGGTGTGACTGCCGGTACGTCCAATGCGACCAAGCAGGGCCTGTGGATTCGTGAACCGGAATACATCAACAAGAAGAACGGCGTTGCTTACCCCTTCGGAAACAAGGTGACCACCATTAAGGGCGGTCTTGCCGTGACGATGGATGTCAGCAAGCTGGACGGTGGCGACGGCTTCCCGTTCTTGCTCCACTTGAACGGCGGTTATCGCTATACCATGAATGACGAATATCAGTCACTTCCGTTCATGAGTGCTGCTGCTGAAATTTATTTCCTCGAATTCATGTCTCTCTTTGCAGAATTCTACTGGGATATCCAGCTGGATGATTACGAATACTGCATGGGTGACTTGTGTACAGCCAATGGCGATGGCAAGCTTGACATGAAGCAGCTGACTGGCGCCTTGGTATTCCACCTGCCGGTGGGTGTCGATATCCACTTGGGTGCTTCTTATCACCTCGGTGCTGACAAGTTCCTGTCCGGTGTGGAAGTCATGAGAGATGGCGACCGCTCTGGAGCCATTGCTACTGCATGGGCTATGGAGAATGGTGCCATGGTTTCGGATGGAAATGGTGGCTACTTGACGGAATTTGTGGAAGCTGACGCTGTCCATGCTGACCGTATTCGCGTCAACCCGAAGTTCACCGTGTACGGCGGTATCACTTGGAGCGGTTTCCTGCTGGCTCAGGACCGCGACGGCGACGGTATTACGGATGACGAAGACAAGTGCCCGGACGATATCGGTCACCGCCTGAATCAGGGTTGCCCGCTGGGTAATCCGGATGCTGATGAAGATGGCGTTTGCGATGCCTGGGTTGCTGAAAAGGGATTCGAATCTGAATTTGCTGATGTTTGCGAAGGCGTTGACCAGTGCCCGAACGAAGCTGGCGAAGGCGACGATGGTTGCCCGCTCGACAATCCGGATGCTGATGGTGACGGCGTTTGCGATGCCTGGGTGTCTCAGAAGAAGATGCTCAAGAAGTTTGCTAATGTCTGCGAAGGCATTGACGATTGCCCGGCTCAGGCTGGTTCTCCGGCATTCAACGGTTGCCCGACCAAGCAGCCGGACCCGGATGGTGACGGTCTCTGCTCTCCGTGGGTGACTGACGAAGGCGCCATGAACGAATTCGCCGACATTTGTAAGGGTTACGATATGTGCCCGGGTGAAGCCGGTTCTGCTGCCAACAAGGGTTGCGCATGGGATGATCCGGATGCCGATAACGACGGCCTCTGCGACCCGTGGGTGACTGAAAAGAAGATGGGCTTCTACTTCGAAAAGGCTGCTGAAGACGAAGCAATGGCTAAGGAATGGTTCATTGACAAGTCTTGTAAGGGTATCGACAAGTGCCCGACCGAACTCGGCCCGGCTACTAACGAAGGCTGCCCGCTCGGCAACCCGGATACCGACAAGGACGGCCTCTGCGATCCTTGGGTGACCGAAAAGAATATGCTCGACCAGTATGACGGTATCTGCTCTGGCGTCGACAAGTGCCCGACTGAAGCCGGTGAAGCCTTCGCTCAGGGCTGCCCGATGGAAAGCCCGGACCCGGATGGCGACTCCCTCTGCTCTCCGTGGGTGACCAAGCAGAAGATGCTTGACCAGTTCGCTGAAATGTGCCATGGCTATGACCGTTGCGAACTCGAAGCTGGTCCTGAATGGAACAAGGGTTGCCCGATTGAAGACGATCCGGACCCGGATAAGGACGGCGTCTGCTCTGAATGGGTTGCTACCAAGAAGCTCCAGAAGGAATTCGAAAGCGTTTGTACCGGTATCGACCGCTGCCCGGATGAACCGGGTGACGACGGCCATGGCTGCCCGAAGAAGGCTGTCGAAAAGCTCGATGGCGTGACCTTCAAGAGCGGCAAGGCTACCTTGGAATCCAACGCTAAGAAGATCCTCCAGAACGTGGCTAAGAAGCTCGTCGAAGAAGATAGCTACAAGGATTTGAAGATCGTGATCCAGGGTCACACCGACAACGTGGGTAAGGAAAAGACCAACCAGAAACTTTCCGAAAACCGCGCTAAGGAAGTGATGAAGGTGCTCACCAAGGCGGGCGTCAAGAAGGATCGCATCAAGGCTATCGGTATGGGTTCCAGCTGCCCGGTGGATGACAACAGCACCGCCGAAGGCCGCGAAATGAACCGCCGTATCGAAATGCACTTCGTAACGCCGGATAACGACGGTACCCAGTGCGAAAGCAACTTGGTTCAGTAA
- a CDS encoding thymidylate synthase, whose product MQQYLDLLKDILENGVDRSDRTGTGTRSVFGRQCRYDLSKGFPCLTTKKLHLRSIIHELLWFLKGDTNIKYLHDNKVTIWDEWADENGDLGPVYGHQWRSWPTPDGGHIDQIQNLVNSLKNNPDSRRHLVCAWNVSEVDKMALPPCHCLFQFYVGGVGASGKRKLSCQLYQRSADTFLGVPFNIASYALLTLMLAQVCDYEPGEFIHTLGDTHLYSNHFEQAREQLTRTPRKLPTMKLNPAVKDLFEFKFEDFELVDYDPWPTIKAPIAV is encoded by the coding sequence ATGCAACAATACCTCGATCTGCTTAAAGATATTTTGGAAAATGGTGTGGACCGCTCTGACCGTACGGGTACGGGTACGCGCTCTGTATTCGGCCGCCAGTGCCGTTACGATCTGTCCAAGGGATTCCCTTGCCTGACGACAAAAAAGCTTCATTTGCGCTCGATTATTCATGAATTGCTGTGGTTCCTGAAGGGCGATACGAACATCAAGTATTTGCATGACAACAAGGTGACCATTTGGGACGAATGGGCTGACGAAAACGGCGACCTTGGTCCGGTTTACGGTCATCAGTGGCGCAGTTGGCCGACCCCTGATGGTGGCCACATCGACCAGATTCAGAATTTGGTCAACAGCCTCAAGAACAATCCCGATTCCCGCCGTCACCTGGTGTGCGCATGGAATGTCTCTGAAGTAGACAAGATGGCGTTGCCGCCTTGTCACTGCCTGTTCCAGTTCTACGTGGGTGGTGTAGGCGCTTCTGGCAAGCGTAAGCTTAGCTGCCAGCTGTACCAGCGCAGTGCCGATACCTTCCTCGGGGTTCCGTTCAATATTGCCTCTTACGCACTCTTGACTTTGATGCTGGCTCAGGTTTGCGACTACGAACCGGGTGAATTCATTCATACTTTGGGTGATACGCATTTGTATTCGAACCATTTTGAACAGGCCCGCGAGCAGTTGACTCGTACGCCGCGCAAGCTCCCGACCATGAAGTTGAATCCGGCAGTGAAGGATCTTTTTGAATTCAAGTTCGAAGACTTTGAACTGGTGGATTACGACCCGTGGCCGACCATCAAGGCGCCTATAGCCGTATAA
- a CDS encoding dihydrofolate reductase yields MLISAIVAISQNNVIGRDGHLPWHLSADLKRFKAITTGHSIVLGRKNYDDIGRPLPNRTNYVLTRNAAFEAPGCIVCNNLSQAIESARAAHETECFIIGGAAVYREAMPLVQKLYVTRVLADVDGDVLFPEWGDGWHKVSEERFEADEKNDYPTTFEVWER; encoded by the coding sequence ATGTTGATTTCTGCAATTGTCGCAATTTCTCAGAATAATGTAATCGGCCGCGATGGTCATTTGCCGTGGCATTTGTCGGCGGACCTCAAGCGGTTCAAGGCGATTACGACGGGCCATTCTATTGTGCTTGGCCGCAAGAATTACGATGATATTGGACGCCCGCTTCCGAACCGCACGAATTACGTGCTGACTCGGAATGCGGCTTTTGAAGCTCCTGGCTGCATTGTTTGCAATAATCTTTCTCAGGCGATCGAGAGCGCTCGCGCCGCCCACGAAACGGAATGCTTTATCATTGGCGGCGCGGCGGTTTACCGCGAAGCCATGCCCCTGGTGCAAAAGCTTTATGTGACTCGCGTACTTGCCGATGTCGATGGCGATGTGCTGTTCCCGGAATGGGGCGACGGTTGGCATAAGGTGAGCGAAGAACGTTTCGAAGCTGACGAAAAGAACGATTATCCGACAACATTTGAAGTCTGGGAGCGTTAA